In the genome of Nymphaea colorata isolate Beijing-Zhang1983 chromosome 9, ASM883128v2, whole genome shotgun sequence, one region contains:
- the LOC116259990 gene encoding uncharacterized protein LOC116259990: MEALAAPVATICRSSTSAVRIHRKATTASVVCSSLSLPSSPGGNHHHSHFPVLFSSRNNSFSGRQGGSSESEDPSSPDSENHTLIPLFKDKVSFSRLSKDEAMGLVLSAARRGWTTDSGMEGPPIPAGANEPESGAPQVSTFPWSLFTKSPRRRMRVAFTCNVCGQRTTRAINPHAYTDGTVFVQCAGCNIFHKLVDNLNLFHEVKGFVDPKFKNKNPMDDLPFNYLDMDDFPLP; the protein is encoded by the exons ATGGAGGCTCTCGCTGCCCCTGTGGCAACCATCTGCCGATCTTCGACATCGGCCGTCAGAATTCATCGAAAGGCTACAACAGCGAGTGTCGTATGCAGCAGCCTCTCCCTTCCGTCATCTCCCGGTGGCAACCACCACCACTCCCATTTCCCTGTCCTCTTTTCCAGCAGAAATAACTCCTTTTCCG GTCGGCAAGGTGGCAGTTCGGAGTCGGAGGACCCATCATCTCCCGACTCGGAAAACCATACACTTATCCCTCTGTTCAAAGATAAAGTTTCCTTCTCTCGCCTTTCCAAG GACGAAGCAATGGGCTTGGTTCTGAGCGCCGCCCGTAGGGGATGGACAACAGATTCTGGGATGGAAGGCCCACCGATTCCGGCCGGTGCCAATGAGCCGGAATCAGGTGCGCCGCAGGTGTCGACCTTCCCATGGTCCCTCTTCACCAAGTCTCCTCGGCGTCGAATGAGGGTCGCCTTCACGTGCAACGTTTGCGGGCAGCGCACCACTCGCGCCATTAATCCTCATGCTTACACTGATGGCACCGTCTTTGTGCAG TGTGCAGGCTGCAATATCTTCCACAAGCTGGTTGAtaacttgaatctcttccatgAAGTGAAAGGTTTCGTAGACCCAaaattcaagaacaaaaatCCAATGGATGATTTGCCGTTCAATTACTTGGACATGGATGACTTCCCTCTTCCTTGA
- the LOC116259822 gene encoding heterodimeric geranylgeranyl pyrophosphate synthase small subunit, chloroplastic yields MASSSPLPPHICFPSTPGRRRPHRLHPLNSFSRSFPQLQTSRPNLSIPASLSSPPPSTTRFDLQTYWTSLIAEIDQQLEKAVPLRYPESIHEAMRYSVLARAKRAPPIMCIAACELVGGHRSHAFPTACALEMVHSASLIHDDLPCMDDDPQRRGRPSNHTVFGVDMAVLAGDALFPLGFEHMVSHTPREVPADRVLAVVAEIARTVGSTGMVAGQYLDLKLADANGGEGQDMDLAWFIKEKKFGEMAECSAVCGGLLGGASEEEVERLRRYGRAVGVLYEVVEDMMESEKLRGKEVGGERKWNYVRVYGLERARELVQRLKNEAKRELSGFEGDGVVPLYSFVDYAVDRNFQLITD; encoded by the coding sequence ATGGCATCTTCCTCGCCTCTCCCTCCCCACATCTGCTTCCCATCCACACCAGGAAGGCGACGCCCTCACCGCCTTCACCCGTTGAATTCCTTCAGCAGAAGCTTTCCCCAACTCCAGACATCCAGACCCAATCTCTCCATTCCGGCATCGCTGTCATCGCCTCCGCCATCAACGACACGCTTCGATCTGCAGACTTATTGGACGTCCCTCATAGCGGAGATTGACCAGCAGCTGGAAAAGGCGGTGCCGCTGCGCTACCCAGAGAGCATCCACGAGGCGATGCGCTACTCCGTGTTGGCGCGGGCGAAGAGGGCTCCGCCCATAATGTGCATCGCCGCCTGCGAGCTCGTCGGCGGCCACCGCTCCCACGCTTTCCCCACCGCCTGCGCGCTCGAGATGGTTCACTCCGCGTCCCTCATTCACGATGACCTCCCCTGCATGGACGACGATCCCCAGCGGCGCGGCCGCCCTTCCAACCACACCGTCTTCGGCGTGGACATGGCCGTCCTAGCCGGAGACGCCCTCTTCCCTCTTGGGTTCGAGCACATGGTGTCTCATACCCCGCGGGAGGTGCCAGCCGACCGCGTTCTCGCGGTTGTCGCCGAGATAGCCCGCACCGTCGGCTCCACCGGCATGGTCGCCGGTCAGTACCTCGATCTCAAGCTCGCCGACGCCAATGGTGGAGAAGGACAGGACATGGACCTCGCCTGGTTCATCAAGGAGAAGAAGTTCGGAGAGATGGCGGAGTGCTCCGCCGTGTGTGGTGGATTGTTGGGGGGAGCGAGCGAGGAAGAGGTGGAGAGGCTGAGGAGGTATGGTCGGGCCGTGGGAGTGCTGTATGAGGTGGTGGAGGACATGATGGAGAGTGAGAAGCTGCGGGGAAAGGAGGTTGGTGGCGAGAGGAAGTGGAATTATGTGAGGGTTTATGGGTTGGAGAGGGCCAGGGAGTTGGTGCAGCGGCTGAAGAACGAAGCCAAGAGAGAACTCTCTGGCTTTGAGGGGGATGGGGTTGTTCCCCTCTACAGCTTTGTTGATTATGCTGTTGACAGAAATTTTCAGCTGATCACAGACTAG
- the LOC116261368 gene encoding pentatricopeptide repeat-containing protein At2g17033 → MATAPLLFGRPALTTLRPPPCTSAPSSISAWSKREDGAVTGFPLCALSKSGGRLLSTLERTRGDPVATARLVRRLVSSSSRPLLLSTLDHILVSDSHWEFALPLYVRLLETPWYRWNPKTVARLAALLEKHGLSTESRSLISDGAVRLKGMKGSSGSAEFYCDLVEFYSKNGLQQQVFDLISEMASQSSSMSRCYSVIVNALARLDLPDQAEEKLEEMEASGFGPSAFDFRSVVLAYGRAGRFSEMQCVVDRMQKKLGFSALDTVCSNMILTSLGDHGKHATMIEWIKKMRHLGIGFSIRTYNSVSNSCPRLSSILKAEPIPLSVNGLFRRLRSSEDCEDEMLLIGEIVSAIGLLPETVGWSSSEWRLDLHGFHICAAYLNLLQWLEEMRLRIDDGGARPPYEVSIVCGSGKHSTVRGESPVRSLVSGMMFRTRSPLKIDRLNGGRFIAKGKAVKEWFSAATMINDAGD, encoded by the exons ATGGCGACGGCGCCGCTGTTGTTCGGCCGTCCGGCATTGACCACACTCAGGCCACCACCATGCACTTCAGCACCTTCGAGTATCTCGGCCTGGAGCAAGAGGGAAGATGGAGCAGTTACCGGCTTCCCACTCTGCGCGCTGTCCAAGAGCGGCGGCCGCCTTCTGTCGACTCTGGAGAGGACGCGAGGCGACCCAGTGGCCACAGCCCGTCTCGTCCGCCGGTTGGTGTCGTCTTCGTCCcgccccctcctcctctccacTCTCGACCATATTCTGGTCTCGGATTCTCACTGGGAGTTTGCTCTACCG CTGTACGTGAGGCTTCTGGAGACACCTTGGTACCGGTGGAATCCCAAAACGGTCGCCCGACTCGCGGCCCTACTGGAGAAGCACGGCCTGTCGACCGAATCTCGAAGCCTGATCTCCGACGGCGCAGTCAGGCTGAAGGGAATGAAAGGCTCGAGTGGCTCGGCTGAGTTCTACTGTGACCTGGTCGAGTTCTATTCTAAAAATGGCTTGCAGCAACAGGTCTTCGATCTCATATCGGAGATGGCGAGCCAATCGTCGTCCATGTCTCGCTGTTACAGCGTCATTGTCAACGCCTTGGCTCGACTGGACCTTCCGGACCAAGCGGAGGAGAAGCTGGAGGAGATGGAAGCTTCCGGTTTCGGGCCATCTGCCTTCGATTTCCGGTCAGTGGTTCTCGCTTACGGGCGCGCCGGCCGGTTCTCTGAGATGCAATGTGTCGTTGATAGAATGCAGAAGAAATTGGGGTTCTCCGCCCTCGACACGGTCTGCTCGAATATGATCTTGACGTCTCTCGGCGATCACGGGAAGCACGCCACGATGATCGAATGGATAAAGAAGATGAGGCATCTTGGGATCGGCTTCTCGATCAGGACGTATAATTCTGTATCCAATTCCTGCCCTCGGCTTTCCTCCATCTTGAAAGCAGAGCCGATTCCTCTGTCCGTGAATGGACTATTCCGGAGGCTCCGGTCGTCCGAAGATTGCGAAGATGAGATGCTGCTCATTGGCGAAATTGTTTCCGCGATTGGTCTGTTGCCTGAAACTGTTGGGTGGTCGAGCTCAGAATGGAGATTGGATCTCCATGGATTCCACATTTGTGCTGCTTATTTAAATTTGTTGCAGTGGTTGGAAGAGATGAGGCTAAGAATTGATGACGGCGGCGCAAGGCCACCTTACGAGGTGTCGATCGTCTGTGGTTCAGGGAAGCACAGCACTGTCAGAGGGGAGTCTCCTGTTAGGTCTCTGGTTTCTGGGATGATGTTCAGGACAAGGAGTCCCTTGAAGATTGACAGGTTGAATGGTGGAAGGTTTATAGCAAAGGGAAAGGCTGTCAAAGAATGGTTTTCTGCAGCAACCATGATTAACGATGCTGGAGATTAA
- the LOC116261369 gene encoding glutathione S-transferase-like, giving the protein MAAPIKVFGPAMSTATARVMACLLENQLQFDLVPVDMSKGQHKKPEFLAIQPFGQVPAFQDEHIVLFESRAICRYIVDKYTEKGKRGLLGMETLERASIEQWLEAESQSFNPPSSALVFQLAFAPRMKLKQDPNLIAQNEAKLSKVLDVYEQRLGDSRFLAGDEFTLADLSHLPNAQYLINATDRAALFTSRKNVSRWWEEISGRSSWKKVVEMQQTPLPSSSST; this is encoded by the exons ATGGCTGCACCCATCAAAGTGTTCGGACCGGCAATGTCGACGGCCACAGCCAGGGTTATGGCTTGCCTTCTTGAGAACCAGCTCCAATTTGATCTCGTCCCCGTCGACATGTCCAAAGGCCAGCATAAGAAGCCAGAATTCCTCGCCATCCAG CCATTTGGCCAAGTTCCTGCTTTCCAGGACGAACACATTGTCCTCTTTG AGTCGAGGGCGATTTGCAGGTACATAGTGGACAAATACAcggagaaggggaagaggggtTTGCTGGGGATGGAGACCCTGGAGAGGGCGTCCATCGAGCAGTGGCTGGAAGCCGAATCCCAGAGTTTCAACCCGCCGAGCTCGGCGCTGGTCTTCCAGCTTGCCTTTGCCCCCAGAATGAAGCTGAAGCAGGACCCCAACCTGATTGCTCAGAATGAGGCCAAGCTGAGCAAAGTGCTCGACGTCTATGAGCAGCGCCTTGGCGACAGCCGATTCCTGGCGGGAGACGAATTCACCCTCGCCGACCTCTCCCACTTGCCCAACGCCCAGTACCTCATCAACGCCACCGATAGGGCCGCCCTCTTCACCTCCCGGAAGAACGTCAGCCGCTGGTGGGAGGAAATCTCCGGCCGCAGCTCCTGGAAGAAGGTGGTGGAGATGCAGCAGACACctctcccctcttcctcttctactTAA